TCTATCCATTTTAAAAGAGCAACGTCGATGACATTTTCTGAAGATGGAAAGTATTTTGCGATATCTCTAGAAAAATCAGAAAGTGATAAATCAGAACACAAAGGGCAAGATTTGATAGTCGTAGATTTAACAACGCTAGCTAGCTTAAACTTTGGAAATGTTTACGAATTTGCATTTAATAAAAACTCCAGTCACTTAGCATATACTATTGATGCAGCTGAAATGGTTGGTAACGGTTTATATGTATACGACCTTAATAAAAATAAACTACAAAATTTAGACAGTGATAGAAAAACATATAGCAGTCTTATTTGGGACGACGCTAACATACTAAAGGAAGACTGGGGTAATAAAGGCACTCAAATTGCAGTATTAAAAGGAAAAACAATAGATACGTTAGCGCAAAGAGACAATATGCTTTTAACAGTCTCTAACGTGCATCAAAACCCAATTAAAAGAACTTTAAATGTGAATGAAAAAACCAATTTCCCGAATAACTTTGTAATTAGTGAGAAGGGACGCTTGCAATTTAGTAATGATGGAAGTTTTGTTTTGTTTGGAATTAAAGAGCAAGAGGAAAAAATGAAGATGGATAAGGATACTATTGCCAATCTTGATGTTTTTCATTGGAATGATGAAACTATTAATTCTGTACAGAGAAGTAGGGAAAATGACAACCGAGACTTTACATATTGGGCATCATTCCAATTTAATAATAATGTATTTACTAGGCTTACAGATGATAGTATGCGTAATTTATTGTTCTCTAGAAACTCAGAGTATTGGGTAGGTAGCGATCCAAAACCTTACATTAATGATGTAAACTGGGGTATATCTCCTGAAGATTTGTATCGTGTTAACTTAAAAACTGGAAAAAGAGATCTTATAGTTAAATTAATCAAAAGACCTTTAGGCTACTCTCCTGAAGGAAATTACTACGCTGTACAGAAAGACACAGCTATTCATATAATAAACTTAGCAGACAATACACTAACCAATATCTCTAAATCTGCTGATGTTAATTTTATGAATTTAGAACATCCCTATCCTCATGAAAAACCACCTTATGGTGTAGCAGGATGGACAAAAGATGGTACTTCTATTATCTTAAATCATAAATATGATTTATGGTCATTAAAATTAGATGGCTCAGTTGTTAAGAATATAACACAGGGCTTTGGAGACCAAGAAGAAACAAGATTTAGATACCAAAACCTAAACCCTAATGCCCCATATATAGACACAAAAGAACCACTACTTTTAAATGCCTATGGAGAATGGACAAAAAAGGCAGGTTTTTATGAATTAAAAATAGGTGAAAAACCGAAGTCATTACTTTTTGATGACTATGCATTTACAACAATTATGAAAGCAGAAAAGTCTGATAATGTTGTGTTCACTAAAGAATCTTTTGTCGAGTTCCCAGATTATTATGTTAGCAATACATCTTTTAAAAAACCACAAAAGTTAACTGATGCTAATCCTCAGCAAAAAGAGTATAAATGGGGTTCTAAAGTATTAATAGATTATACCAACAGTAAAGGAGAAAAATTACAAGGTACACTTACGCTTCCTGCAAATTATGAAAAGGGGAAGAAGTATCCTATGGTTGTGTATTTCTACGAGAAAATGTCTGATAGACATCATCGTTATTATATGCCTACTTATGATGACCGTCCACATGGTTCTACTTATGCTAGTAATGGTTATTTATTCTTTCAACCAGATAATGTTTATGAGGTAGGAAAACCAGGCACAAGTTCTTTAGACTGTATAACATCTGCAACTCAGAAAGTAATTGATTTAGGGTATGCAGATCCCAAAAGAATAGGATTACAAGGACACAGTTGGAGTGGTTATCAATCTTCATTTATACTCACACAAACAGATATGTTTGCATGTGTCGTAACTGGTGCACCACCTACAGATCTTGAAAGTTTTTACAATAATATTTACGGAAACACAGGAACCAACCATAATGGTATTATGGAAATTGGACAAGTAAGAATGGGAAGAGGTGTTACACCATGGACACATCGTGAAATCTATCAGCGAGAAAACCCAATGTTTCATGCTAAAAACATTAAAGTACCATTTATGATATTGCATGGAACAGCTGATGGAGCCGTAGATTGGACGCAAGGACTTGAGTTTTACAACGCAGCAAGAAGACTAGGCAAAGAAGTGATTTTCTTATCTTATCCTGGAGAACCACATCATTTAAGTAGAGAAGCCAATCAAAAAGATTTTCAAATTAGAATGAAACAATATTTTGACCATTATTTAATGGATAAAGAAATTCCTAAATGGATGGCAGATGGTATACCGCACCTTAAAAAGCTTTATGATAAAGCAAAGTAGTCTTGAATAAGAACTATGAAAGCTAATAGCAGTTAAAAGCTTTTCCTAAGCAAAGTTACCTTTCGACTATGCTCAGGACAGGCTCCACACGGTACATTATAGGACATTTTACAACAATTAGCGAAATAGCGCTTTTGGGTGATATTTGACATAATTGCAGATATAATGGCTGCCAGACCTAAATCGATAGTAATTATGTAAAAGCTAATTGTGGTTTCGAAAAATAAATGCTCCTAAGCTCACATCTATTTTCACGCGCCTAAAATATGGACGCTCATTTTTCCAATCGTTTTAACCAAATCGACGAAGGAAATTCATGAATTCCTATAAAAAAATGAACCATCCAAGAACTAAAATTTTATGAGGCAACAACTTAGGTATGGCATAGATTTATACGGCTTGAACACTGTATATCTTCCTTCTAAGGAGCACGTCTTAAAATTACTTTCCAGATCAGATTATGGATCTTATCGAATATTTGTATTCGTTTTTTGTCGAATTTTTAACTATGTAACTTTCGTTACTGTAGATAATGCCGTTATAGTTTAATTTTATTCAATAATTTAAGACGATACCTGTAATTAGGTCTAATTTATAAAGAAAATTAGTAGTCAAAATAAAAATAAGCTATGATGAAAAGATGTAAAAAAGTAAAAGCGATTGGTACAATTGTAATAGTAACAAGTATGGTTTTCTTAAGCTCTTGTAGTAATAATGATACCGAACAAGTTATAAATAATACAGCGCTTAATCAAACAGATAAAGATGCTCTTTTGTTCATGTTAGAGGAAGAAAAATTAGCGCGCGACACCTATGAATATTTAGATAATTTATGGTCAATAAACCAATTTGGTAATATCAAAAACAGTGAGCAATCTCATATGAATGCTGTTGCCAATTTACTGACCCAAAGCAATGTTCCTTATGAGATATTGCCCTATGGTGAATTTATGAATACAGAAATACAAAATCTATATGACCAATTTGTAGACGATGGATCAATTAGTATGAATAATGCCCTTACCATAGGCGCTACTATTGAAGATTTGGACATTCGTGATTTACAAGATTATATTGACCTTACCTCAAATGTTGCTTTACTATCAGTTTTCGAAAACTTACAATGTGGATCGCGCAATCATCTAAGAAGTTTCATCTCTGTAATTGAAAATTTAGGAGGAAGTTATGTGCCACAATATATATCGCAAGAACAGTTTGATAATATCATAAACTCTGAAAAGGAACAATGTAATTAACCCTAACCTCGTTTAAACATATTTTAAAACCGAATAAATGAAACTAAACATCACTTTTGCTTTCCTTATAACTTTTACTCTATCAAGCTGTAATTCATCAGCACAAGAACCGTTTACAATAGAAATAGAACCATTTTCAATTAACGAAGCTCCTGGGATTCAATCCTACTCATTGGGAAAAACTAGTGATGGTAAATGGTTAATACTAGGTGGTCGTATAGATGGCTTGCATAAACGAAGACCGTTTGAAGCTTTTTTAAAAAAAGAAAATAACACCTCAGTATTTGTAATAGATCCTATTGGTAATAAAACTTGGGAAACAGATTTAAGTGTTCTACCAACTTCTATTTTTGAACAATTGCAGTCTACCAATCAGGAGTTTCATCAAAGAGCTAACTCGCTCTATGTGATAGGTGGCTATGGCTATAGTGAAACTAAAGCTAATCATATCACATATCCATATTTAACAGCTATAGATATTGATGGCCTCGTAAAAGCCATTATAAACAAATCGAATATTTCTAGTTTCTTTAGGCAGATATCAGACTCAAATATGGCAGTAACAGGTGGACAACTTGGATTATTGAATGACACTTTTTACTTGTGTGGCGGTCAATACTTTGAAGGCAGATATAATCCAATGGGACCAAATCACGGTCCTGGGTTTACTCAAGAGTATACCAATGAAATTAGAAAATTTAAAATAATAGATGATGGTGTTGATTTATCGATCAGTAACTACGCTGCGAAAAAAGACTCTCAAAATCTTCATAGAAGAGATTATAATATGGTACCACAGATTTTTCCGGATGCAACACCAGGTTTTACGATGTTTAGCGGAGTTTTTCAATATGACGCTAATGTTCCGTGGCTAAATACTGTAAATGTTACAGAATCTGGTTTTGAGGTTAATAATGATTTTAATCAATACTTAAGTCAATATCACAGTGCTAAAGTGCCAATTTATAATGCAGAAACCAACAACATGATGACTGTTTTCTTTGGTGGGTTAAGTCAGTATCAATTCAATGAAGATGGTGAATTGGTTAAAGATGATGAAGTACCTTTTGTAAAAACCATAAGCTTGGTTGTCAGGCACAAAGACGGTTCGATGGAAGAAAAGGATCTGGGTGTAAAGATGCCTGCTTTTTTAGGATCTGGAGCTGAATTTATTCCCTTGTCAGACAAAACAATCTATTTAGAAAATGATATTCTAAATTTTACTGTTTTAAAAGAAGAAAAAACCTTAATTGGTTACATATATGGAGGTATAGAAAGTTCTGAAGAAAACATTTTTTTTAAAAATAATGGTACTCAAAGCGTTGCAAGTAATCAAGCCTTTAAAGTTTTCATCTTAAAGCATTAGTCATATTTCTTCAAAAACAAGTGTATAAAAATTTGTTTGCCGCTTCAAAGAACCATAAAAGAGCGTTTAATAGACAAATAATAAGAAATTATAGTATGATTCTTTTAAGATTCTCAAAGATACAAGCTGACAATTTCTGCCAGCGATTTTTGATTGGTTGGTTTGAAAAAACATTCATTTTTTAAAGGGTCTTTTCTATACTCTTTATGCTACACACCCAATACGATAAAAGGTTTATGATATATATTCACTTCTATTCAAAACATATATTCATGCACTTTTAATAATGGTTAGCAGTTTGGAGTTAGAAAAGAGCAAAGTTGATTTCTTATCCATTCCACACACATTGACTCATAAGATTTTTATTGTTTTTAAAAGTGTTTATGAAACTCGCATAAGGGTCGGTTTACTTCACCTTGTGGAAGAAACATTTTAAAATAAATTTTTTAAAGAAACTTTAGAAACAACTTTGCCCGTGCGTCAACCTGCTCAAAAAAGAAAGATTCTCATCTCTTTTTTATGTCGTACCCAAAGCTCAATTTACCCTTCGACTATGCTCAGGACAGGCTCCACGCGAAACATTATAGTACATTTTGCATATTGGTTTAGCCAGTGGCTGAAGCAATAATCAAGAAGGATGGCGCGTTTGCGAAATTCTACAGAAGTTTAATCCAAGTAGCTTTAATGCTCAACTAAAAGAAAACGACACCAAAACCATTCTCATAATTTTAATATATAGTTATAAAGTAGTATCATAGTCCATACTTTGATTCAGTACACGAACAATCAAAATATCAATATCTGTAGCTAAATAAAAAATAGTATGAGATTTATAAGAAAACCTTTTTAATGAGAATACAAATTCTGAAGCATCGCGTCCAAGATTGATGTTATCGGATAAAACTTGAAAGATATCGTGTATTCCAAATAAATATTCTTGCGCCTGTTTCAATCCAAACCTTTCAATTCCATATTCGTACATTTTTGTAAGATCACTTTCGGCCTTTCCAGATACTTTATAAACGCCCATCTGCTCTCATACGTTCTTCAACTTCTTTCATAATATCTGGAACAGATTTATTGCGAATACCGCTTTCCATACCTTCTGTTATGGCTGCTTTTAGTGCGGAAAATTTAGCATTTTTTGCCTGATCCTGTCTTACTAAATCACGAAGATATTCACTATCATTAGTAAATTCACCAATTGTAATTCGTGATTTTATCCATTTATCTTGTTTTTCAGTAAATGTTATTGTTTTTCTAATGGTAGACATGCGTATTTTTGTTTTAATAATCATACTATTGGTGCAATTTAATGTATTCGATTGAATATTACAAAAAAATAGAGTGCTAATTTCATGTATTTAGTAACTATTCCCATTCCATACACATTCCCACTTCGCTCCTATCGTCATCTCGACTTCACTCGATACAGGCTAGCATAAAAAGTATTTATTTACAATGTTAATATTGTTTTAAAGGAGTTCATGCACCTCGCAAACTCGATGTCATTAACATGG
The sequence above is drawn from the Cellulophaga sp. Hel_I_12 genome and encodes:
- a CDS encoding prolyl oligopeptidase family serine peptidase, with protein sequence MKQNFVCISIVFTVFFSTISTAQDKVLQLEDYSKWKRIVSSKISPNGEWFTYGLRPNGGDDTLFVKKTSAKTSDFTYRIPHASSPSFSSNSKWAAYLISPSIKATKELKKSSKKVFRTAELRNLITGDSIHFKRATSMTFSEDGKYFAISLEKSESDKSEHKGQDLIVVDLTTLASLNFGNVYEFAFNKNSSHLAYTIDAAEMVGNGLYVYDLNKNKLQNLDSDRKTYSSLIWDDANILKEDWGNKGTQIAVLKGKTIDTLAQRDNMLLTVSNVHQNPIKRTLNVNEKTNFPNNFVISEKGRLQFSNDGSFVLFGIKEQEEKMKMDKDTIANLDVFHWNDETINSVQRSRENDNRDFTYWASFQFNNNVFTRLTDDSMRNLLFSRNSEYWVGSDPKPYINDVNWGISPEDLYRVNLKTGKRDLIVKLIKRPLGYSPEGNYYAVQKDTAIHIINLADNTLTNISKSADVNFMNLEHPYPHEKPPYGVAGWTKDGTSIILNHKYDLWSLKLDGSVVKNITQGFGDQEETRFRYQNLNPNAPYIDTKEPLLLNAYGEWTKKAGFYELKIGEKPKSLLFDDYAFTTIMKAEKSDNVVFTKESFVEFPDYYVSNTSFKKPQKLTDANPQQKEYKWGSKVLIDYTNSKGEKLQGTLTLPANYEKGKKYPMVVYFYEKMSDRHHRYYMPTYDDRPHGSTYASNGYLFFQPDNVYEVGKPGTSSLDCITSATQKVIDLGYADPKRIGLQGHSWSGYQSSFILTQTDMFACVVTGAPPTDLESFYNNIYGNTGTNHNGIMEIGQVRMGRGVTPWTHREIYQRENPMFHAKNIKVPFMILHGTADGAVDWTQGLEFYNAARRLGKEVIFLSYPGEPHHLSREANQKDFQIRMKQYFDHYLMDKEIPKWMADGIPHLKKLYDKAK
- a CDS encoding type II toxin-antitoxin system RelE/ParE family toxin; amino-acid sequence: MGVYKVSGKAESDLTKMYEYGIERFGLKQAQEYLFGIHDIFQVLSDNINLGRDASEFVFSLKRFSYKSHTIFYLATDIDILIVRVLNQSMDYDTTL
- a CDS encoding DUF2202 domain-containing protein; the encoded protein is MVFLSSCSNNDTEQVINNTALNQTDKDALLFMLEEEKLARDTYEYLDNLWSINQFGNIKNSEQSHMNAVANLLTQSNVPYEILPYGEFMNTEIQNLYDQFVDDGSISMNNALTIGATIEDLDIRDLQDYIDLTSNVALLSVFENLQCGSRNHLRSFISVIENLGGSYVPQYISQEQFDNIINSEKEQCN
- a CDS encoding type II toxin-antitoxin system ParD family antitoxin yields the protein MIIKTKIRMSTIRKTITFTEKQDKWIKSRITIGEFTNDSEYLRDLVRQDQAKNAKFSALKAAITEGMESGIRNKSVPDIMKEVEERMRADGRL